GTATCAGTTCTAATCCGACGGCTAGACCAGGAGAAAGATTCGAACTTTGCGACGCGAGGGTATCTATCATTTGCTCCAGCAAGCTGCTAGCTACGGGAACAATGCTTCGACTCATAGCCCCGTAGGCATCCCGTGGCCGGAGGATAAAGTTCCTCAGTTGCCAGTTGGTACTAACCAAACTTGAGAACAAGGGTTTGAGCGGTCTCGTGTCTGAATTCAGTTTGATGTGTCATTAATTGACAAGTAGTACAGTACCAGTGGTTGGCAGTTTCTAGCTTTTACGCACTTATCATAATTTTAATACCGTGTCTGACTATACGTGGACTCGCCATTGTCAACTCGTTTGAGACGCGAGCTGCACGAATTGATGGATTTGAGCACACGTACGCGGTGTCGTCACTTCCAGCTGGTTCTAGAATAACGTTTCGTTGGCTCGTTGCCGACTTTTGCCAGATAACAAATGGGATATCCTCGCGTCGCGAGACTATCAGCGGGATGAGTAGTACCCATGCAGCAATGATTCTGTTTTAGGTCACAGACTTAACACTGTGAGTCTGTGACCGGCCAATTCTTGACTACGGGTGTTCCAGAATCCAGATACGGAGTACACTACTGTGGCACTGGAATCGTGGCTGGTGCTGGGATCCCGGTTCCCACCACTCGTTCTCCGAGCTCCACGCATTGGCGAGTGGCGACTGTCACTGTGAGACTAACATAGATGGTTATATGCAGTTCCAATTAAACACTCGATGATATGTGGGCAAATTATTAAACGAGAAGAAAAAGGTTTCTGTGGTAACTAGCTATATATGTATAAATATGTAAGTACGTACTATTGAAATAGTAACATATGTATGTTACTAGTTTATGTTACTTCACACTTTGACTCGTCTTAATCACGCAGGACGGTTAACTTCAGCAAATGTGGGGGCTTAGATCACTTGTATTACAAGCTACCTTAATTTGTAACTGCTGCTCGGTGATCTGCATTCAATCCAGTATAATGTCTTGAGGTGCATCCACCTAATTCTTGACCACGAACTCTCTCTCCCTGTCATGATCGAACAAGAGAATGCAATCGTACAAAGTCATCAATGATATGACTGAATAACAGTTAGTTTATTGGTCCATGACTAAGTATCTACCAGTATCTGCATATATCATCATACATTCAAAAATGTGTAAGTATATGTCTTCTGCTTTACGACATTAACCAACACCTCAACTCCTCGATCAAGGCTCAAGTTGATCGCCCATCGGGACCGGCCGATCAAGTGGGGCAGAGGTAATTAACAGTCTACAGGGGACAAGGCCTTGCTGTGGAGTACGGAGTATGATATGATATAACCTAACCATGCAGTACGTATATCAAGGATTAGTTCAGAGGTAGCTCGGTACGCTCTAGTAGAATAGGATCGAACTTATGAACCAGCAGTATAATGTATTTTTTCTTAGGTAGTCCAGCAAATGAGAGCAAATAACGTAGGTTAAGGTACGTTTACGGTTCACCTAATTCATGACCCGATCGAACAACAGACGCGAATGCTGCACACAAGTCCTCGTAGTGTACAAAGTTAGTGTTGCGAAGACTCCAAGGTGAGGTTGTCATCAATGATTGAAATTTAGTTGAATCTAGCGTGGAAGCAcgggctcttcttcttccttttttttttgagagagagagagcaagcgcgattttttctatttctcaCGCCAGTACTTCTGGCCGAAGGCTGGTACACCGAAGAAAAAAGAGTACACGAGATCGGCCCTAGCCCCGCCACATTTTTCACGGTCCAAGGGCCGAATTAGAGTTGGGCCTAGTCTTCGCGGGCTGAAAGACATTTCACATGATCGAAGGCTGGATTTGTAGCTAGGCCTCGGTCTTGCATGCTGAAAGCAGTCTCGGACCGGGCAAATCCAGATTTAAAGCTGGGCCTCGGCCCTGCTACTCCCTGAAAGCAGTGAACGGGAATGTTCCAGAAAAACCGACAAGCTTGCAGAACACCCGCGGCGTCGTCGCGAAGCAGACTGCACTCTCCCAGCCAGATGCGGCCCACATCATCCCGAAGCTTCAACGCCGTTCTCCATCCTTCCACGGTGGCCGTGGCATGAGCTCCACTCCGCTGTATAAAAGGCCGCGCGCACCGATCGTTCCAACCAGATAAGCAGAAGCAAGCAAGACACATAATCACTGCACAGTGCACAGTCCTTCGTAGCACATCGGCTTCCAAGTTCCAGAAATCTCCTAGCTCTTTTCTGCCTTTCAGTTTTTCACTTGCCATAACGTGCGCAATGGCTGCAGCCGCTGCCCCCTTTGGTCTTGTGAGCCGCCTCTCCCCGGCCGCGCGCCTGCCGATCCGCGCTTGGAGAGCCGCGAGGCCGGCGCCGCTTGGGATCACGTCGACCGGGAGGACCCGCCCGCTCTCCGTGGCCTCCGCGGCGCAGGAGAACAGGGACATCTCATCCCTGGACGTCCAAGTCAGCCAGAACGGCGGCAACCAGCAGGGCAATGCCGTCCAAcgccgcccacgccgcgcCGGATTTGACGTCTCCCCGTTCGGTAAGTCCTCCGCTGCCATCGATCGACGTTCTTTTGATGGCATAATTTGTTGCTCCTACTTGACATTGTTGGCTCCAACGTTTGCAGGGCTAGTGGACCCGATGTCCCCGATGCGGACGATGCGGCAGATGCTGGACACGATGGACCGGCTGTTCGACGACACTGTGGGGTTCCCCACGGCGCGGGGGCGatcaccggcggcgagcgagACGCGGATGCCGTGGGACATCATGGAAGACGACAAGGAGGTGAAGATGAGGTTCGACATGCCGGGGCTTTCGCGGGAGGAGGTGAAGGTGTCGGTGGAGGACGACGCGCTCGTCATCCGCGGCGAGCACAGGaaggaggccggcgaggacgcggaaggcggcgacggGTGGTGGAAGGAGCGCAGCGTGAGCTCCTACGACATGCGCCTGGCGCTGCCCGACACGTGCGACAAGAGCCAGGTGCGCGCCGAGCTCAAGAACGGCGTGCTGCTCGTCACCGTGCCCAAGACAGAGACGGAGCACAAGGTCATCAACGTGCAGGTCCAGTGAGTGGTTTTCTGTTGAGCCGCCTGTGACGGTTTCCTGAAATGTTAGGTGTTCCGTGTCCGTCGTGTGAGCTGAGTGCTTCTTGTAGTATAGTGCCGTTGAGTTCCTCTCTGCGCGCTCTCGTTGTGCAGAATAATGTTATGTAGCGCTGTATGCAAATAGTCGTCGGCAGAGCAATGGAATAATGTGAGGTATGGTTGGTCGTGGTCGGCTGCATGATCGCCTGTTACCTCTCGATTACATTTTGAATTGTCTGTTGTTTTTTTCCAGCTTGTATTATGATTTGTTGTTGGGAATAAGGCGGCAAACAACTGGACCAACAAGCGATAAGATTATATAAAAGATGTATACAGTATGAATTAGGAAACTGCAATTAACGGTACAATGTCATTGCTATTACGTCAAATTTCTTTAGTCGTACTCATGGAGAAATGCTCGGATACAAGATGACTGTCAAGATGCAGACCTTCTGTCAGACGATGTTTGGGAAGAACCTGGTCGAACGGCTGGTGCGGTTCCAACCGCCCTCGTACCTGCGGCATTCAACAAACTGATTTAGATTGCAGGAGCACTTGAAATCGACCGTAGCTTCAACGATACACAGTAATATGTTGTTTGCACTGTCCAAAATCACCAAATTCTAACCTGCATCAGCGGCACTCCCTGTAACGGCCGTGCCATGGTGGTCCTGCTGCATAGCCTGCATGTGTGCCGCGTACTGCATAATGTGCGAGCGCtgcgctgccgcggcagaagaATCATGTTCTTGGTTGTCGGCACCTTGCATCAGCTGGAAGTGGTACGGTGAAACGGCTTCTTGGTGAGCTCCTTCCGGTCCTGCCGCTATGAAGTAAGTCTGCAGCTGTGACTGCTGCTGGACACCCGCTCCACCATGCGCACCGTAGTAGCTCTGCAACGTCGGTGCAATTAACTCTCTCAACATATGTTCTAACCAACAAAGAAATCTTCCAAAGAAAAAATTTCTATGAAAATTATGGTGACTCTGATCCTTAGAAAATTTTCTCATATTTAAATCGTACAATTCAcacaggattttttttttaagattaCAAACCCTTgaaatttgttttgaaaatccTTTGTATCAAATAGGCCATCAAATAAGCCCTACAGTTTTCGCATTTGAAAAAGACGATTGGAATCGCGCACAAATCTTGCTTCAAATATCAAAgagtaaattttaaaaaaccaCACTTCTCTAGCCACATGTCTCACGGAACCACACTTGTCGCTAATTTATCCGTTGCGTCACAACCGTTGGGGCAAAATGTAACGGCAAATCCAAAACAACATGAGTTATCGAGTTGACATGATTTCTGACAAATGGAGCCCACCTGGAAAAAATCCGACCCGACCCAATatctgctctttcttcttcGTACGGCCTTCTTCCCCACCAAAAACTCGCGtggcccgccgccgtcctccgcccGCGCACGTGCCGCCTGCTGCCTCGCgcggcctgccgccgccgtcctccgcccGCGTGCGTGCTCCCCTGCTGCCTCGCGGGCCCCGCAGCCGgcctccgcccgcgcgcgcaaCGCCGCACCGCACAGCCAGCAACAccgtggcctcctcctccacgaaATCCTGGTCGACGGCCTAGCAGCaagaggcgggcggcggtggcgaggacAAGGGCGTCCTCTCCggcgaggaagatgaagaaccAAGCAAAAGAGCCCTTCCGGATCGGGTCGGGTCAGACCCATCTTTTCTCCCGACAATTGGGTCCGACTTGTCATGAATCCTGTCAAAATCGCTAATCCTTGTGTTTTGGGTTCGTTGTTATATTTTGCCCGAATGTTTGTGTCACAACGGACAAATTAGCGACAAGTGTGGTTCCGTGAGACAAGTAGTTGGAGAAGTGtgattttctaaaatttactCAATATCAAAATTTAGAGAAGAGTACGTTGCTAACCATTTGCATATGGTACATATTCTCGTGAGAGTATCCTCCAGCATACCTGCAGAGGTGAAACAGCAGGTGGAGTCACTTCCTGATTAAGATGTTGTCATAGGCGCGAAATTTACGTGAAGCAAACGAAACGAAATCCACAGAACCTCTAATCCCAGAAAGTAatcttaataaaaaaaaacagagagtaACTTGGAAACCAACATACTCCTTGTTCATTCTGACGTACCCATAGTAGTAAGGATAGGTGTAGCGAGCGTGTAGGGGGAAGTAGGAGGCCGCCATTGCGGCAGCAGCAGAACCTTGGtaggacgaagacgacgcTGTGGCCGGCCTCGACCTGGCCATCCCTGAACAAGGACATCACGATTCGAGAGGCTATTTCAGCAAGAATTCGGTATCTGAcagggaaagaaagaaaacggTCGATACCAACGGGCGCCGCGCTACCTGCAGGGTGCAGGCGCTGCGACGCGCCGAGAGCTGCCAGATTGCAGTTGGCCCTCCTCCCGTCGATCACCGGCGTCGGGTCCTGCAGGGCTCGCGCCGCGGCCTCGGGGTCCCTGAACGTCACCTGACACGCGCACGCCGGTGGACGCACAGAGCACCAGATGAGCAAAGCTATAGCAACGGGAGACATGAATGAATGATAGAATGGTGAGGAATGAAGGACCGATCGGCGATCGATCTGCGGGAAGAAGCTACTGTAGCGTACAAATCCGTATCCCCTGGAGCGGCCGGTGTGCTTGTCGGCGATGACGACGGCCTCCGCGATCTCCCCGAACTGCTCGAAGTGGCGCCGCACCGCGTCGCGCTGCGACTGCCACGCCAGGCCGCCCACGAAGAGTTTCCTGAACGTCGTGTCGCCGTCCATCTTGGCCGATCGTTAATTCGCCGCTGGCTGCCGGGGGGCTGAAGCAGAGGCGTGGTGGGTACCGATGGACCGACGTGCGGCGGTTTGTATGAACGTGGTGGTGGTCGATGGTTGGTTGGGTGTAAAGGAACTGGGGGAGTATTTGTACGGAGGAGCTAGAGACGGCGAGATGGAGCCCACGACGAGGAGGTGAGCGCGTCGTGCGTTGTGAGAATCATGAGATGGAGGGAGGGGTCGATTGGCGTGCAGATCCTCGGGGAGTCGTGTGCTCACGCTCCAAAAGTGGCGCGGTCGCATCGCATGCATGACTCGCTAAATTTGTTACTTTCAGAGGGAAAAGGATACGCGTGGACCGTGGTCAAGCCTTCCCATGAACACATATACAGTTATACACCACGACACATGCATCTTTTTTCACACAAGCACACAGCGTCTATTAAAGATTGGAGTCATGAGATCATTATCGGATTGAAAAAGTCAGTATTAGGTTCTCTAACTGAAATAATAATCCCCTATTTAGGACACACTAGCAAGGAGCCCGTGCAATGCCATGGAACAACAAAAGCTCTTCAATATTTCTAACTTGATTTAGAAAAGCAGGGTATTTTCAGAATTTGTAATATTTCCAGTAGGgtcttgtttggtgttagtgtattttttagttactagtattttgatatttgagtgttttgggtgttcacccactcaaaaacccaaaacactagtgtttttctaaaaaacactagtttgagaagtgttttaatttggtacaaaaatggagtgttttgttGGGGAAGCTAGTGATAATTCCCACCAAATtcttcctaccaaacaaccatttgaggtttgtagtgtttttcaatttggagtgaTTTATACCCTAAAAAACACCTCAAAAAGTCTAGTACAGTACCAAACAGAGCCTAAGGTGTCCATGTGTTGTGACGGAACGAGAAACGAAATGGAAATATTGAAAACCACAATGAACGAAGTAAGATCACGGCTACACAAACAACTCAAAGCTCTAGCGCCAAAGCACCTTGAGAAACCATAAGTTTCTCTGTAAAACATGTCGATGTACAATCAGGGGCGAAATCAAGTCTGGGGCAACTAGGGCTGTAGCTCCAGGCCTGGCCCATCTCGTAGTTATAGCCAATAGTAAACTTTTTAATTTTCTAGCCCACCAAAGGGTAGCCCCAGGCCCCGGTCGAGTTCAGCCTATCTTTCCGGCTCGGACCAGGTACAGCCCAGAGCGCAGGGAAGGGAAGAAGCTATCATCATtcttattctcaaaaaaaaagagctgtcatcattctcaaaaaaaagaaaaaaaaagctatcgTCAATCGAATCGAAGAGTTTCGGCAGTTCCGTCAGCCCGTCAGGACTCCAGGCTGCCTTGTTCGTCTCCCTTTCTGATCGCACGATACGGCGACAGGGGAAAAGCCAAAACCCTTGCCGCCGCTTCTCTCGCTCCCCCCTTCGCTCCCAAACACGACACGACACAGCACACGGCATTTATGGCGAGGCGTTGCGACGCTGCGGAAGCAGAGCAGGCCGGCAAGGGAACGCCGCCGCACGGTGGCACTGACGGCCGACGCGCGCActgccgcggccggcggcttCGTCCATATCAGCAGGGACCTCAAATCAGGTACTGAaattgatctctaaacaaattAGCGGAGCCAGTTGTTTATAGATACAAGTACTCCTACTTAAAGAGAAATTTTCTAGAAAGAAATTAAAACTGAAATGACCTGAATCGATGTTACTCACAACGGGGATCAATGGCTTTTATGGCATCAAGATGGAACAAACTTGCAGACAGTACATATGCTTAGATGCGCTTAAATGTCACCAAATTAAGCATTTCATCATACCTTACCCACATCTCAGTCCCAGCAATCAAAACAACAAAGGAGCGCCCTTGATAGGATCACGATGATCAGCACAATTGCTCCAGACCATGCATTTCTATTCCATCCAACCATTATCTACCTTGGCCCTTGCCCTAAATTTCAGACGAGACTGACCCACTCGATATTCTCAGCACCTCAGTAGGCTGCAACCATCAGGACAGCAACTACTCCTGCCACAGTAGCTCCGGCCCATGTCCACCGACCCTTAACAATCACAGCCACAAACAAACGAGCAAAACCATATGAGGAAAGCGTAAGCAACATAATTTCATCgagaaaacaacaaatacTAGATCAGCCCCGAAAAGAACACCTGCAGGTTGCTGCATTCTAGAGGCGCATTTTGCAAAAGAGCGCTATTATTTCCATTAAAAGGTATTATTGAGAAGAGCGAAAACTGCAGTGAAATCTCCAgatgtactactccctccatccaacaaatgatgtctcaactttgattaaatttgaatgcatctatgcactaagtcatatctagatacatccaaattttgacaaatttaagacatcttttgttagacggagagAGTCCTATTTGTTTATGGGTTCCCCAGACCCCAGAGCATCCCTTGAAACAGGGGAAATCTGTATGTCTACAAAGAACTAAACAATTTACTGTACCCTGAGAAATTCCTGTCGAGTTCTCCACAAACATGCGGAGAAAAGGAGAATCTAGTTGATGGTGACGGATGGGTCACATCTAATTTTCAAGAGCAACATCAGCATGATCCATTTTGCCGATTCGCAGAATCTGCAACTATGTGGAACAAACAAACTGATGTGTGTGCCGATTATGTCCTAGCAAATTTTCTAATTGCACAATCAAAATTAGGCCCAGAGCGTGGTCAACCTATGACATGTGCACTCTCGACCTGACTTGCAAATTTCTAATTGCATAATCTAAACAATGCAATCACCTAAAGTGCCACCTCTTTTCCCTGAACATACAAGCGGAGAGGAGAAGAGTAGGCTCACCGTAGCTACCCGCGACGCAGCCGAGAAGCCGTAGTAGCCGCTGCTTCCGTCGGTGTTGTTGTTGTACCCGCCGGTTCCGttgccacggccgccgccgccgccgaaggtAGAGTTGTCGCGCGGAAGCTTGTACGAGAGCTCGTACACCGGCGTGCCGTCGGGCTTGAACAGGCCGTAGTTGCGCTCCGacgccgggccgggcttcaaGTCCTCGTTGAACAGCGCGAACACGTACGCGCGCAGCGGCACGCCTGGCTTGAGCGGCGTGCCCTTCCCCTCCGCCACCAGCCGCATCGCGTTGCTGTTGTACCGCGCCGCGTTCTGCGGCGTCGCGGCCTTCTCGCCTGCGTCTCCGGAGGAGGGCCACCCCGTCTCGGAGACCCGCACCTCGACCACCCGCGACGCCGCGCTGTTGGCCGCCGTGATGGCGTGGTACGCGGCGTCCACCTGCGCCACGAGGAGGTTGGTATAGTGGAGCCCGGAGTTGGGGTCCGGGACGCCGGGGTAGCCTGGCTCGAGAAGGGCGTACTCCAGGTGGATGCCCTTGGGATCGTCGGAGAAGGCGAAGTAAGGGTACGCGTTCACCAGGAAAGGAGAACCGGTCCTGGCGTGGAAATCCAGGATGGGGCAGAGGTACGGCAGGAGGTCCTTGCGGAAGGCCCCCGCCGAGGGCGGGTAGGACGTGCCGAGAACGCCGAGGTTGTGTGCGGTCGTGACGGCGATCTGCTTGTCGAGGCCGACCGCGGCCAGCGCGCTGTGCAGGGACTGCATCGCCGGAACCAGAGTCCGCATCAGAGCGGAGTTATTACCCGTGAGCACCTCGTTGCCCACGGTGAGCGCGACGATCTTGGTATCCACGACGAACGGCTGGATGTTCTCCTTGACCCACGACGCGGCGCCCGCAGggtcggcggccgcggcgaggcACTGGTCGGGCACGCCGACGAAGAGCTCCACCCCGGTCTTGGCGAAGGCGCGCAGCACGTTGGGGTCGGCGTCGTAGAGCCGCACGCGGCCAATGCCGAGGCCCTGGAGCAGGGGCAGCAcggcctgcggcggcgggaggtTGCTCCCGACGCGGCCATAGTTGATGCCCACCGGCGACGCCGACGTGGCGTCCGAGGCGGGCGCCAGCGCGAGCACGCAAAGTGCCACGGCGAGACAGATGCCGCCGGTCTGTTGaagccgccgccagccgccgcgGGGCAAGTTGCAGGGCTGCGCCATTCGAGGGGGTCGAGTGAAACGGGGGAGAGCCGAGGTGTGATTGCACGGACCGAGGTTTTGGCCTGGGGAGTGAGGAAGGGACTAAGATTTGGGGGCTGCTGAAGTTATTTTCCTTCCCCCGGCGTACAGACTCCAGAAATGGAGATGGACAGACGGGACGGAGAGGACGATGCCACAGGAAAACCTCGAGGGGGTGATTTCTGTTTACCGACACGGCACGTAGGCGATCATACGCGTGGGGCCCGCTGCCAGAGACACGAGGAGGGTAGCCTACACGCGAGTTTAATTGCTTACCAGCATTCCGCATTCATATGCTCCATCGGTTACTAGTGAGTAGACTGGAATCCAATGGACGGCGCTGGAGACTACGCGTAGACCGTGCCGCAACAACGGCTGTATTTCGAGGGGCGCCCGCGCATGGGAAGCCTTTGCTGCCTTCGTGCCACCGTACACGTAACAACAGGAAGGGATGGGGTGAGCAGCGCAAGTAGCGCATTTTTTTAGTACGTAAtggagtactccgtatataatACAACAGGTAATTGATTTCTTCAACATCCAAAAAGATACAGATTGATTTCTCACAATAAACAGAAATAAAAGATACAGCATAGAACCGATGTGTTTTTTGCAGGCCGTCATTACCTCATGATGGCGTCGCGGGCTAGGCCAGATGGTCAATATGGCCCGTGTACTTCCTTCTGTTGGGCCAATGGGCTAAAATCAGATCGTAAACTTGCTGGGTCAGTGGCAGAATGATGCTTTTGGGCTAACACACCGCGATACTTGCTGACGTTCATCCAATTCTGCGTCTTAACAGGTgggtactcactccgtttcataatataaCGCACACATTTtgagattttgttttgaccatcaattagatcaacagaatgtgaattatgtatcCTAATTTATAATGAGCTGACGTTCTTTATTTGGTTCCCTAGCGGGTACAGTTTTTATTGGTCGAGTAGCTTCGAGCGTGGAGCTGATTTTGTGTGCACGACACGTGTTTGTCATTCCGCACGAACGCATCGCATTGTCAGCTTGGTTTGGATGCACGGCTGACGGCTTCTTGCAGAACCACGTGCAGTGCTAATTAGTcatggttgcatgcatgcattttgtaCTCAACAGCCGATGAGATTTTGTcctggatgcatggttgcatgtatgcattttgtactaactaatTTTGAGACTTAAAATATTTTATAGGCCGAATCGCTTGTCCGATTCACAATCCGTTTTCACCGTTAGCTTAGTATCAACGAGAGCTTCAAATTAAACTAGATCCCACTCGAATATTTTTTGACGGAATTTTTATCTTTCGTGTTACCGGGCGATAATGCACAAGTCACCATCATACTCTGAAAGAACTTACCACCGTTAGCATGGGGTAACTTGGTACTAACAGAGTGGGAAATTCATAAAATGTTGGGTGGTAATTTTAATGCATAAGTAAGCATCATATTTTGTATGAAGTTGTCATGTCCTAACTTCTTACTAACGGGACGACAGCTTCATAAATTATTGATGGTAACTTTAATGGTAAGTGACCATCCTATTTTGTACGAAATTTTCATACGGTAACTTTTAAGTAACAGGAACGGTAACATTTATGTTATATGGTTGGTAACTTTAATGCATAAGTAACCATCCTTTTTTGTATGAACTTGTCGTGTGGTAACTTCTTACTAACAGGGATGGTAACTTCATATGCTATTGGATGGTAACTTTAAAACACATAAGTAATCAATCCTTTTTTGTGAGAAGTTATCAAGTGGTAACTTGTTAGTGTCAGGGGTGATAACTTCATATATTGTGTTAACTTTTgacacgattttttttttgtcgaaaCATACCAACATATGGTCTAGTTTCAAAAATCTCGTCGAAACAAAACTAACCGTGAAAACAGATTCGAAATTGAGTACACGGTTTGACACCTATAGCTTTTTAAAGTTTCAAATTTTACTAATGCATTAACAATGTATGCATGTGACATGCACCCGTCTACTCTCCGCGTGTCTGGCCTTAGTGTACGCGCACCCTCGCCGCCACGCGTACGGTCGCGCATTAGCAAAGTCCATTATGTATTAAAAAGTTATACCATTAAAAACTTCTTTAAAATATGAATCTAGTGGTATAAGTTTTATAACTTACAATTTACATTTTGTTGGTGTAATTGATGGTTAAAGTTAGACCTCGAAATACGTGGGCACATTATATTttagaatggagggagtattaactGGACTTTGCTCCGTTAAAGGCTGAAAGACGCGATTGATTTTAGCCCAGCTTTCTCAGCCGAACTTGCGGTTTCACTCGAATTTTGCATCACTAAACAGTAGTCGAGCAATGCGGTTAGTGTGAATTTAAAGCCCAGAAGCCCTTTCTTTAGACGCCGATTGGTTGGGCAcgtatggaaaaaaaaatgcagattGGGTTCACCCCTACATGCGGAAACCAAAGCCGCTAACGCAGGAACGAGCCTCTAAAAGCGGAAACAAAAGCCCTTTTGAGATATTTCAGAATTTAATTAGAGATTAGTCTTTGGGCCAAGCCCACTTCATACCCAAATTCTAACACTTTGAACATATCTGCCCCGACGTCAGCTGCCCACACACAGAGGCCGTGAATCTGCACAACCCGGCCGCCTCGAAGCCCAAATAACACCATATGATTGCCTGCGGTCATCACACCGAATTTTGTGTTGAActaaaaaagagagaacaaGTATGTACGGAGGCTAGCTACGGTGGAGATAAAGGACTGATGGAGTGCTTTGTGTTGAACTAAATTGCTGTTTAAATTAAAAGTTGCTAATTGTTCAATTAATTTGTTCCTAACGACCTGTATGGTTCGTTCCATTACGCAGCTAGCTAACCGGTTACCGGCAAGGCAATCATGAGGCAATCACGTTGTGGCGTTGATTTTCTAGGGGAGCGTTGCTGTCCTGTCAATCAAGAACCAACCTTGGCGGCACTGCGGCAGCAGCCTCTCCGTATGCAGTTAATTTTGGCTCACGGAGCAAACAATGCGGCTATCAAATTCAGAGCCCTGCCTGACGCTGTTCAATCAGCACTAGTCCGGTGTCGTGCAGATGCAGATAGATGGCCCTTGCTAAAACCTAGATTGCACAGCTGAGAGACTGTTCGACCACAGTTTGTTCCGTCGAAAGGCAGCGGACACGACGCGGAGTAGCTGCTTATAGACTGCCGACAGAGTCGACGACCAGGCCAAGAGTTGTAACCTTTGGTTAAAACAGCGCACTAGTACTACTGCTAGTCGTTTGATTGAAAAGAAACACATCTATCATGGTCGCTCAACAACCGCACATCTGTGTCACTGTCAGATTGTACAAATGTACGTATAAAgataattatttttatatatatcaGGTCAGGTACTGAATTGCGCGTCCTGACCGAACACTCGATTTTGGCCTGCTCATCCTTCTGATCAGGGGCCATCTTTAAGCACCCAGTACACGAACAATACGTGTATTATTCCGTTCATTATATACTGCTGTTGGCGTACAGATCATGAAACGGACCGCAACCGCCACCGTTCCGAATATATTAAACCGTTCTGGTGCTCTAATCGAGTCTTTAAGAAAAAGCTTTAATCAGTTGGAACTTGCCCATCAGCAGACTAGACTGAGACACTGAGTTCGTGTTGGGGCATTATTAGTTGGCGAGTGGCAATCTTCAAAGAGCTGGGTTTTGTGAAGCTTGAGCCATTCGTTAGGCATGCATATaggacgagagagagagagcaag
This is a stretch of genomic DNA from Brachypodium distachyon strain Bd21 chromosome 1, Brachypodium_distachyon_v3.0, whole genome shotgun sequence. It encodes these proteins:
- the LOC100823304 gene encoding small heat shock protein, chloroplastic gives rise to the protein MAAAAAPFGLVSRLSPAARLPIRAWRAARPAPLGITSTGRTRPLSVASAAQENRDISSLDVQVSQNGGNQQGNAVQRRPRRAGFDVSPFGLVDPMSPMRTMRQMLDTMDRLFDDTVGFPTARGRSPAASETRMPWDIMEDDKEVKMRFDMPGLSREEVKVSVEDDALVIRGEHRKEAGEDAEGGDGWWKERSVSSYDMRLALPDTCDKSQVRAELKNGVLLVTVPKTETEHKVINVQVQ
- the LOC106865949 gene encoding RNA-binding protein 24 isoform X1 codes for the protein MDGDTTFRKLFVGGLAWQSQRDAVRRHFEQFGEIAEAVVIADKHTGRSRGYGFVRYSSFFPQIDRRSVLHSSPFYHSFMSPVAIALLIWCSVRPPACACQVTFRDPEAAARALQDPTPVIDGRRANCNLAALGASQRLHPAGSAAPVGMARSRPATASSSSYQGSAAAAMAASYFPLHARYTYPYYYGYAGGYSHENMYHMQMSYYGAHGGAGVQQQSQLQTYFIAAGPEGAHQEAVSPYHFQLMQGADNQEHDSSAAAAQRSHIMQYAAHMQAMQQDHHGTAVTGSAADAGTRAVGTAPAVRPGSSQTSSDRRSAS
- the LOC106865949 gene encoding RNA-binding protein 24 isoform X2 — encoded protein: MDGDTTFRKLFVGGLAWQSQRDAVRRHFEQFGEIAEAVVIADKHTGRSRGYGFVRYSSFFPQIDRRSVLHSSPFYHSFMSPVAIALLIWCSVRPPACACQVTFRDPEAAARALQDPTPVIDGRRANCNLAALGASQRLHPAGMARSRPATASSSSYQGSAAAAMAASYFPLHARYTYPYYYGYAGGYSHENMYHMQMSYYGAHGGAGVQQQSQLQTYFIAAGPEGAHQEAVSPYHFQLMQGADNQEHDSSAAAAQRSHIMQYAAHMQAMQQDHHGTAVTGSAADAGTRAVGTAPAVRPGSSQTSSDRRSAS
- the LOC106865949 gene encoding RNA-binding protein 38 isoform X3, with protein sequence MDGDTTFRKLFVGGLAWQSQRDAVRRHFEQFGEIAEAVVIADKHTGRSRGYGFVTFRDPEAAARALQDPTPVIDGRRANCNLAALGASQRLHPAGSAAPVGMARSRPATASSSSYQGSAAAAMAASYFPLHARYTYPYYYGYAGGYSHENMYHMQMSYYGAHGGAGVQQQSQLQTYFIAAGPEGAHQEAVSPYHFQLMQGADNQEHDSSAAAAQRSHIMQYAAHMQAMQQDHHGTAVTGSAADAGTRAVGTAPAVRPGSSQTSSDRRSAS
- the LOC106865949 gene encoding RNA-binding protein 38 isoform X4; translated protein: MDGDTTFRKLFVGGLAWQSQRDAVRRHFEQFGEIAEAVVIADKHTGRSRGYGFVTFRDPEAAARALQDPTPVIDGRRANCNLAALGASQRLHPAGMARSRPATASSSSYQGSAAAAMAASYFPLHARYTYPYYYGYAGGYSHENMYHMQMSYYGAHGGAGVQQQSQLQTYFIAAGPEGAHQEAVSPYHFQLMQGADNQEHDSSAAAAQRSHIMQYAAHMQAMQQDHHGTAVTGSAADAGTRAVGTAPAVRPGSSQTSSDRRSAS